The stretch of DNA TTCATACATCGCACAATCTACTAATGGCTTACTTTGTTTTATGGCTTCCCTGTTCATTAAAAAGCGTTCTTCAAATAGTGGCGCTGCATCCACAATAACGTCAGCCATACCTACTAATTTTTCTGCGTTTTGCTCATTGATATTTTCAGGAACGCTAATTATATTTATGTGTGGGTTTAATTCTTTTAAACGTCTTTCTGCCGATTCAACACGAGGTTTTCCTAACCAATCATGTGTCATTAAAAGCTGCCTATTTAAATCGCTGTGTTTTACATTACCTGCATGCGCCAAAATAAGGGTTCCTACTCCTGCAGCAGCCAGTTCGTATGCCACTACACTCCCTAACCCGCCACAACGTGATACTAAAACCGTACTGTTTTTTAAACGTTCTTGACCATCAATACCATGTCCCGGTACATCAAGTTGCCATTCGTAAGTTGCTAATTCTTCTTCTGTTAATTTTTTCATTACCCTCCTGAAATTGGTGACATTAAAGTAACCTCATCACCTTCGGTGAGTGTTACATTGTCTTCATAGCTTATTTGTGATTGATTGATAACAATTAAATTTGAATGACGGTATCCGTTATTTTCATCAAATAAAATAGATTCAAACTTTTCACCATACTTACCAGCTATTTTTTTTAATAGATCCTGAAGCTTTGCTCCATCATTTACAACAATGGTGTCAGCTCCGTTTCCAACAACATCTTTTATCTGAGCCGTAAATCTTAATTTTATATTCATAGTTATAATTCTGTTGGTTGTAACTCTTTTACTTCTCCATTCTTAAATTTTAAAACTTTATCAGCCAATTTAACGGCTTCCGTTTTTGAGTGTGTTACATGTAAAACCGTAACATCAAAATTTTGTTTTAAACTTGATAATAAATTAAACATATCGTCTTTAGTATGTTCATCTAAAGCACTTAAAGGCTCATCTAAACATATTACTTTTGGGTAAAAACTTAAAGCTCTGGCCAAAGCAACACGTTGCTTTTCTCCTCCGCTTAAATCATGGGCTTCTCTATCTAAAAGATAATCAATGCCAAAAACTTGAGCGAGCTCATTAACACGTTCCTTTATTTTATGTTTGTCCCATTTTCTTATTTTTAACGCAAATCCTATATTTTGGGCAACCGTCATATGTTTAAATAACACACCATCTTGTGGCACATAACCAATTTCTCTTTTGGCAGGCATATCGGCAGAAATATTATGTTCTTCTAACCAAATCTCTCCTGATTTAATTTGTCGCAAACCGCAAATAGATTCCATGACTGTCGTTTTTCCACATCCTGTTTTCCCCATTAACACCACATAGTCTCCTTTATTAATTTCAAAATTAACATCGGTTAACGAAAAATCACCTTGCTCTATATTTAAATTGACACATACTATCATCTATAAAACGGTGTTTTTATCTCCAAATAGCCTCACAATCATTAACACGGCAAAACCTGAGACTATCATGATTAATGACACGGCCACTGCTGCTTCTATATTACCAACAGACATTTCTAAAAAAACCGTTGTTGGCAGCACTTCGGTACGCATTCTGGTTGCTCCAGAGAAAATAAGGATGGGACCAAATTCCCCTAAGGCTCTTGCCCACGCTAATGATGCTGCTGTTAAAATGCCATTTTTTGCCTGTGGCAACAATATGTAAAAAAATGATTGACTTTGATTGCATCCTAATGTTAATGCTACTTGCTCTTGCCGATTATTTATTTGAATAAATGTAACGTACATGGTTCTTACCGCAAAAGCACAGGCTACCATAAATTGTGCTATAACCACACTATAGACTGTATAGGTAATGCGCATATGGCTTTCTATAAATTGTCCTGGTGCTGTTTGAAACAGGATAAGTAAACTCAACCCTATTACCAGTGGTGGCAACACAATAGGAATGTCTAACACGGCATCAATAAATTTTTTGAACCGAAACTCAAAACGTGCCATAAAATACCCTAGAGGTATGGCTACCAACACACTTAAAATCATGGTCACGGTACAGGTAATTAAACTTAACTTTATGGCATATTGAATTTCTTCACTTTGTAATGCTTCTAGGATATGCCCAGGCGATGTATAGGACATATCTGCCAGCATCATCGCTAATATTAATACAATATAGGTTGAAGCTATGACCCCCATCATTAAAAAAAACGGAAGATTAGATTTAACCTTTAACTTTTTTGTATGTATTTCTGCTTCTATGATAATTTATTTTTCTGTTTTACTGTATTTCCACTCGAAACCATTATCAAGGTATTTCTTTTTTGAATTTTCGTCTGTTAGCGCTTTCAATAAACGTTTCATTATATTCTGGTTTTCTGAATTTGTTGATATTCCAAAATTCTGAATCGCATTGGCTTGGTCTTCACTTAACCTTATCATATCCAATTTATCCTTTACCTGAGCTATATTAGCTTCATATACCACAACAGCATCCAAAGATCCTGTTCTAATCTGATTTACCAACAAATCGGCTGTTGGCGTTTGTGACCTTACATTTTTATATACAGCTTCCCATATATTTTGACTTTCTAAAAGTCTTTTTGTTAAGGCTCCTAAAGCACTTTGATTATGATTACATATTCCTAATTGTAATCCGTTGGCAGTTAAATCATTTAAGGATTGGATTTTTTTAGGGTTTCCTTTTTCTACAGCTATTACAATACTTGTTTTCGAAATATCTGTAATCGTATTAAATTCATCTTCAACCTGTGTCATAAATGACACATCACATGATAAATAAGCATCTGGTTGTTGTCCCGCTTTTATTTGAGACACCAAAATACCACAGCCATTATAAACTCTATTTACTTCGACTCCCTCGCGCTTTTCAAATGCTTGTATCGTTTTATCTATGGCTAAACGGTTTACACCGCCACTATAAAATAGCAATTTGGGTTTTTCGCTCCAAACATCCCCTACAATGGGTTGATAAGCAAACTTCTTGAATACGGGCAGCCCTTTATCTTTAGCCGATATATATCTTATAAATTTAAGTGCTTCTGTGGCCTGTGTAGAATAGTTTAGGACGCCAATGGTAATGTTTTTAATATAATTTTTAAACAGTGGTACATTAACTATATCTATATCATCATATTGACTAGCTGTCACGTCCCAAATAATACCGGCATCGGTTGTACCCAACTTAATAGTATTGGCAACCTCATTAACCGTTGGCATTAACACCGATACATTATTGCTTAAGGCATTCCAGTGATTAGATTCTGTTAGCATTTTTTTTGTTAATCGTCCTATAGAAGCAGCATCTGGATTTGCAATAGCAACTTTAATGGTATCTTGACATAAGTCTTCAATGTTATGTACCTTTTTAGGATTTCCTTTTGCTACCGCTATCACAGGCTGAATAAATGCTAAGGATTGTGTTTCTTTTACTAAGCCAAATGAAATGGCTTCGTTTATATAACTTTTATCTGCAGCCAAATACAAATCACCATGCCTGGCAACTCTTAAATTTGAAAGTAGCGTTCCAGACCCTCCATATTGAACATCAATACGAATACCATATTCCTGATAATATTGTTTTGTGACTTTTTCTACAACAGGCTTCATACCGGCTGCACAATAAAGTAGTAATGATTTTTGCTCCTCTTTCTGTTTACAACTAACGCAGCCTATACTTATAACCATAAGTAATAGTAGCAAACGATTCCATTTTACAAACATTTTTTGGCTTTTAAAATACTTTATACAAATATGCAACTATTTTTACAAATAATTAAATTAAAACACGTTAAAAACACACTTAATAGCGGTCTAATTCCGGGTTAATTTCAACAGCAAATCTATCGATGCCACCATCCAAATTGTAAACCTTTTCAAAACCATTATCGTTTAAATAATTAACTATGCTTCTACTTCGCCCTCCATGATGGCACATAACAACAATTATTTTATTTTCGGGTAATGTGTCTAGTTTATCGACTACTTGATTTAAAGGAAGCAATGTAGCTCCTTCAATATGGCAAATGTCAAATTCGTAAGGTTCCCGAACATCGAGTATAAATAAATCATGGTCTTGTTTTATGAGTTCTGAAAGTACTTGTGGTTGCATGTCTTGCTCCTGCTCCCAATTTTCCAGAGTATTTGGATGGTTTGTAGTACTATACTCTGTTTTTTTTACACCACAAAATTCATCGTAATCTATAAGCGCTTTTACTTTAGGGTGCTCACCGCAGACAGGACAGTCTGGATTCGCTTTTAGTTTTATTTCAGAAAATGTCATACCAAGTGCATCGTAAAGTAATAATCGACCTATTAAAAGAGATCCCTTTCCTAAAATTAATTTTACAACTTCTGTACCTTGTAACATACCTACAACCCCAGGCAAGACTCCTAAAACACCTGCTTCTTCGCACGAAGGGACAGTCCCTGGTGCTGGAGGATTAGGAAAAAGACAGCGGTAGCATGGTC from Flavivirga spongiicola encodes:
- a CDS encoding HesA/MoeB/ThiF family protein, yielding MKKLTEEELATYEWQLDVPGHGIDGQERLKNSTVLVSRCGGLGSVVAYELAAAGVGTLILAHAGNVKHSDLNRQLLMTHDWLGKPRVESAERRLKELNPHINIISVPENINEQNAEKLVGMADVIVDAAPLFEERFLMNREAIKQSKPLVDCAMYELEAQITTIVPGETACLSCLYPEQPVAWKRRFPVFGAVSGTIACLGAMEAIKLISGFGEPLKNRLLTMDMKTMDVQTIHIKPRKGCAICGG
- a CDS encoding MoaD/ThiS family protein, which translates into the protein MNIKLRFTAQIKDVVGNGADTIVVNDGAKLQDLLKKIAGKYGEKFESILFDENNGYRHSNLIVINQSQISYEDNVTLTEGDEVTLMSPISGG
- a CDS encoding ATP-binding cassette domain-containing protein, producing the protein MIVCVNLNIEQGDFSLTDVNFEINKGDYVVLMGKTGCGKTTVMESICGLRQIKSGEIWLEEHNISADMPAKREIGYVPQDGVLFKHMTVAQNIGFALKIRKWDKHKIKERVNELAQVFGIDYLLDREAHDLSGGEKQRVALARALSFYPKVICLDEPLSALDEHTKDDMFNLLSSLKQNFDVTVLHVTHSKTEAVKLADKVLKFKNGEVKELQPTEL
- a CDS encoding ABC transporter permease; the encoded protein is MMGVIASTYIVLILAMMLADMSYTSPGHILEALQSEEIQYAIKLSLITCTVTMILSVLVAIPLGYFMARFEFRFKKFIDAVLDIPIVLPPLVIGLSLLILFQTAPGQFIESHMRITYTVYSVVIAQFMVACAFAVRTMYVTFIQINNRQEQVALTLGCNQSQSFFYILLPQAKNGILTAASLAWARALGEFGPILIFSGATRMRTEVLPTTVFLEMSVGNIEAAVAVSLIMIVSGFAVLMIVRLFGDKNTVL
- the modA gene encoding molybdate ABC transporter substrate-binding protein; translated protein: MFVKWNRLLLLLMVISIGCVSCKQKEEQKSLLLYCAAGMKPVVEKVTKQYYQEYGIRIDVQYGGSGTLLSNLRVARHGDLYLAADKSYINEAISFGLVKETQSLAFIQPVIAVAKGNPKKVHNIEDLCQDTIKVAIANPDAASIGRLTKKMLTESNHWNALSNNVSVLMPTVNEVANTIKLGTTDAGIIWDVTASQYDDIDIVNVPLFKNYIKNITIGVLNYSTQATEALKFIRYISAKDKGLPVFKKFAYQPIVGDVWSEKPKLLFYSGGVNRLAIDKTIQAFEKREGVEVNRVYNGCGILVSQIKAGQQPDAYLSCDVSFMTQVEDEFNTITDISKTSIVIAVEKGNPKKIQSLNDLTANGLQLGICNHNQSALGALTKRLLESQNIWEAVYKNVRSQTPTADLLVNQIRTGSLDAVVVYEANIAQVKDKLDMIRLSEDQANAIQNFGISTNSENQNIMKRLLKALTDENSKKKYLDNGFEWKYSKTEK
- the moeB gene encoding molybdopterin-synthase adenylyltransferase MoeB; amino-acid sequence: MKLTKSELKRYSRHLLLSEVGVEGQLKLKNASVLVVGLGGLGSPLAMYLAASGIGKLGLVDHDTVDASNLQRQIIHGTSDIGRLKNESASEKLKEINPEITIVQHNEALTSKNAMEIIDKYDIVADGTDNFQTRYLVNDACVLLGKPNVYGSVYRFEGQVSVFWAEKGPCYRCLFPNPPAPGTVPSCEEAGVLGVLPGVVGMLQGTEVVKLILGKGSLLIGRLLLYDALGMTFSEIKLKANPDCPVCGEHPKVKALIDYDEFCGVKKTEYSTTNHPNTLENWEQEQDMQPQVLSELIKQDHDLFILDVREPYEFDICHIEGATLLPLNQVVDKLDTLPENKIIVVMCHHGGRSRSIVNYLNDNGFEKVYNLDGGIDRFAVEINPELDRY